A region of Streptomyces cinnamoneus DNA encodes the following proteins:
- a CDS encoding LysR family transcriptional regulator — MLDLSRLRALHAVSVHGSVSAAAVALGYTPSAVSQAITKLERETRTTLLERRGRGVALTDAATRLAETAGQLLTLVERAETDLEEQRGLPTGRLLVGAFASAARGLLPGVLAALRREHPALDARLSEVDPHLSVDLVAQGVLDLAVTFEWDTIPLPAPGGLRRARIGDDLCDVLVPEGHPLAGRERLAHHDLAHQRWVGQPPGTVCHGWLVGALRAAGSEPDLAYQAAENHTQVALVAAGLGIALLPRLGRGPLPEGVRAVPLDPVPVRRLFAYWRTGTARRPAVTETVRLLHEQWPDRTF, encoded by the coding sequence ATGCTGGACCTGTCCCGCCTCCGCGCTCTGCACGCCGTCTCCGTACACGGCTCGGTCAGCGCGGCCGCCGTCGCCCTGGGGTACACGCCGTCGGCCGTCTCCCAGGCCATCACCAAGCTGGAGCGGGAGACCCGCACCACCCTGCTGGAGCGCCGCGGCCGGGGCGTCGCCCTGACCGACGCCGCGACCCGGCTGGCGGAGACGGCCGGCCAGTTGCTGACCCTGGTCGAGCGCGCGGAGACCGATCTGGAGGAGCAGCGGGGCCTGCCCACCGGCCGGCTGCTGGTCGGGGCGTTCGCGTCGGCGGCGCGCGGCCTGCTGCCCGGAGTGCTGGCCGCCCTCCGCCGGGAGCACCCGGCCCTCGACGCGCGCCTGAGCGAGGTGGACCCGCACCTGTCCGTGGACCTGGTGGCGCAGGGCGTGCTCGACCTGGCGGTCACCTTCGAGTGGGACACCATCCCGCTGCCCGCCCCCGGGGGGCTGCGGCGGGCGAGGATCGGCGACGACCTCTGTGACGTCCTGGTGCCGGAGGGCCATCCGCTCGCCGGGCGCGAGCGGCTGGCCCACCACGACCTGGCGCACCAGCGGTGGGTCGGCCAGCCGCCCGGCACCGTCTGCCACGGCTGGCTCGTCGGCGCCCTGCGCGCGGCCGGCAGCGAGCCGGACCTCGCCTACCAGGCCGCCGAGAACCACACCCAGGTCGCGCTCGTCGCGGCGGGCCTGGGCATAGCCCTGCTGCCGCGGCTGGGCCGCGGCCCGCTCCCCGAGGGCGTACGGGCCGTCCCCCTCGACCCCGTCCCGGTGCGCCGCCTGTTCGCCTACTGGCGCACCGGCACCGCCCGCCGCCCCGCGGTCACCGAGACCGTCCGCCTGCTGCACGAACAGTGGCCGGACCGCACCTTTTGA
- a CDS encoding TetR/AcrR family transcriptional regulator yields the protein MAVETKDRLIAAAGAVLRAQGYAKASARAIAKEAGVNSALVFYHFGGVDQLLFAALDRSSAERMARHTATVAEARTVEDLAEAATRIYRDDLEGGHITLLSELVAAAVARPELREGIRVRVEPWMAFVEETLERVVGGTPLARLTPPRDLACAAVTFYLGVNLFTVLDADRSRTESVLAMVRRLAPRARLLTLRRPLRPGGVRGVGRARRTP from the coding sequence ATGGCGGTGGAGACCAAGGACCGGCTGATCGCCGCGGCCGGCGCGGTCCTGCGCGCGCAGGGCTACGCCAAGGCCAGCGCGCGGGCGATCGCCAAGGAGGCCGGGGTCAACTCGGCGCTGGTCTTCTACCACTTCGGCGGCGTCGACCAGCTGCTGTTCGCCGCCCTCGACCGCTCGTCCGCCGAACGCATGGCACGGCACACGGCCACCGTCGCCGAGGCCCGCACCGTGGAGGACCTCGCCGAGGCGGCCACCCGCATCTACCGCGACGACCTCGAGGGCGGCCACATCACGCTGCTGTCCGAGCTGGTCGCCGCCGCCGTCGCCAGGCCGGAGCTGCGCGAGGGGATCCGGGTGCGGGTCGAGCCGTGGATGGCGTTCGTGGAGGAGACCCTGGAGCGGGTCGTCGGCGGGACTCCGCTCGCCCGGCTCACCCCGCCGCGCGACCTGGCGTGCGCCGCGGTCACCTTCTACCTGGGGGTCAACCTCTTCACCGTGCTGGACGCCGACCGCTCCCGGACGGAGTCGGTCCTCGCGATGGTGCGGCGGCTGGCCCCCCGCGCGCGGCTGCTCACCCTGCGCCGGCCCCTGCGGCCGGGCGGGGTGCGGGGCGTCGGCCGGGCGCGCCGCACCCCCTAG
- a CDS encoding S28 family serine protease, whose amino-acid sequence MRKALRMLLALTMSIGAVGAGGATAGAATNATEPDIKARILKIPGMSLVSEEKPDDEHRYLVLTYKQPVDHRHPEKGTFEQRFTLLHKSVDRPTVFYTSGYNVNTKPSRSEPTRIVDGNQLSLEYRFFTPSRPQPADWSKLDIWQAASDQHRLYQALKPVYGKNWLATGGSKGGMTATYYRRYYPNDMNGTVAYVAPNDVVNNEDSAYDRFFAGVGDQACRTQLNSVQREALVRRDEIVARYQKWAGENGKTFKVVGSADKAYENVVLDLVWAFWQYHLQSDCASVPATKASTDDLYKFVDNISGFDAYTDQGLEQFTPYYYQAGTELGSPSPKFAHLKGLLRYPDSYQPRTYVPRDIPMTFRSGSMADVDRWVRDNSKNMLFVYGQNDPWSAEPFHLGKNASARHTYRFYAPGGNHGSNISQLVADERAVATAEVLRWAGVAPKAVQQDERQAKPLAPFDKKIDRQTVERQATLRP is encoded by the coding sequence ATGCGCAAGGCTCTCAGAATGCTGCTGGCGCTGACGATGTCCATAGGGGCAGTCGGCGCCGGCGGCGCGACGGCAGGGGCGGCGACCAACGCCACCGAGCCGGACATCAAGGCACGCATCCTGAAGATTCCCGGGATGAGCCTCGTCAGCGAGGAGAAGCCGGACGACGAGCACCGCTATCTGGTGCTGACCTACAAGCAGCCCGTCGACCACCGGCACCCGGAGAAGGGGACGTTCGAGCAGCGGTTCACGCTGCTGCACAAGTCGGTGGACCGGCCGACCGTCTTCTACACCTCCGGTTACAACGTCAACACCAAGCCCAGCCGCAGCGAGCCGACCCGGATCGTCGACGGCAACCAGCTGTCGCTGGAGTACCGCTTCTTCACCCCGTCCCGCCCGCAGCCGGCCGACTGGTCCAAGCTGGACATCTGGCAGGCGGCCAGCGACCAGCACCGCCTCTACCAGGCCCTCAAGCCCGTCTACGGCAAGAACTGGCTGGCCACCGGCGGCAGCAAGGGCGGCATGACGGCCACCTATTACCGCCGTTACTACCCGAACGACATGAACGGCACCGTCGCCTACGTCGCGCCCAACGACGTCGTCAACAACGAGGACTCGGCCTACGACCGGTTCTTCGCGGGCGTCGGCGACCAGGCCTGCCGCACCCAGCTGAACTCGGTGCAGCGCGAGGCGCTCGTGCGCCGCGACGAGATCGTCGCGCGCTACCAGAAGTGGGCCGGCGAGAACGGCAAGACCTTCAAGGTCGTCGGCAGCGCCGACAAGGCCTACGAGAACGTCGTCCTCGACCTCGTGTGGGCGTTCTGGCAGTACCACCTCCAGAGCGACTGCGCCTCCGTGCCCGCCACGAAGGCCTCCACCGACGACCTGTACAAGTTCGTCGACAACATCTCGGGCTTCGACGCCTACACCGACCAGGGCCTGGAGCAGTTCACGCCGTACTACTACCAGGCGGGCACCGAGCTGGGCTCGCCGAGCCCCAAGTTCGCCCACCTCAAGGGCCTGTTGCGCTATCCCGACAGCTACCAGCCGCGCACCTACGTGCCGCGTGACATCCCGATGACGTTCCGGTCCGGCTCGATGGCGGACGTCGACCGCTGGGTCCGCGACAACAGCAAGAACATGCTGTTCGTCTACGGCCAGAACGACCCGTGGAGCGCCGAGCCGTTCCACCTCGGCAAGAACGCCTCCGCGCGGCACACCTACCGGTTCTACGCGCCCGGCGGCAACCACGGCTCGAACATCTCCCAGCTCGTCGCCGACGAGCGGGCCGTGGCCACGGCCGAGGTCCTGCGCTGGGCGGGCGTCGCGCCCAAGGCCGTGCAGCAGGACGAGCGCCAGGCGAAGCCGCTGGCGCCCTTCGACAAGAAGATCGACCGCCAGACGGTCGAGCGGCAGGCCACGCTGCGCCCGTAA
- a CDS encoding dihydrofolate reductase family protein: MRKLTYFISTTLDGCIAGPGGEYDFMYPVLDEDFTAALVASHPDALPGHVRPHLGLGDENRDFDTVIMGRGTYEPGLKAGFTSPYPHMKQYVVSESLAESPDPAVTVFSGDPLELVRELKAQEGKGIYLCGGGNLAGQLREEIDELVVKIYPFVAGDGIRLFSGEFAPERYELKDSHTFKNGAIVARYAKVTTV, from the coding sequence ATGCGCAAGCTCACGTACTTCATCTCCACGACCCTCGACGGGTGCATCGCCGGCCCCGGCGGTGAGTACGACTTCATGTACCCGGTCCTCGACGAGGACTTCACCGCCGCGCTCGTCGCCAGCCACCCCGACGCCCTGCCGGGCCATGTGCGCCCGCACCTCGGGCTCGGGGACGAGAACCGCGACTTCGACACGGTGATCATGGGGCGCGGCACGTACGAGCCGGGACTGAAGGCGGGCTTCACCAGCCCGTACCCGCACATGAAGCAGTACGTGGTGTCGGAGTCCCTCGCCGAGAGCCCCGACCCGGCCGTCACCGTCTTCTCCGGCGACCCGCTGGAGCTCGTCCGCGAGCTCAAGGCGCAGGAGGGCAAGGGCATCTACCTGTGCGGCGGCGGGAACCTCGCCGGCCAACTGCGTGAGGAGATCGACGAGCTGGTGGTGAAGATCTACCCGTTCGTCGCCGGGGACGGCATCCGGTTGTTCTCCGGTGAGTTCGCCCCCGAGCGGTACGAGTTGAAGGACTCGCACACCTTCAAGAACGGCGCCATCGTCGCACGGTACGCCAAGGTCACGACCGTCTGA
- a CDS encoding ABC transporter ATP-binding protein has product MAATDTTGQGWARRLTGYCWRYRATVLLALGSSLAGMAVMALVPLIPKLIIDDVIGSHQRPLAPWATLLVVAAVVVYGLTYVRRYYGGRLALDVQHDLRTEMYDAIARLDGRRQDELSTGQVVGRATSDLQLIQSLLFMLPMMIGNILLFVISLVVMAVLSPLLTVVALAVAPAVWFLAKRSRVKLFPATWYAQGQAAAVAGVVDGAVTGVRVVKGFGQEAQEAGKLREVSRRLFAGRLRTVRLNSRYTPALQAVPALGQVAMLALGGWMATRGQVTLGTFVAFSTYLAQLVGPVRMLTMVLTVGQQARAGVERVLELVDTEPVVTERPGAHDLPADAPATVEFDDVTFGYDPGRPVLDGVSLRLEPGETVAVVGASGSGKSTLALLLPRFYDATSGTVRVGGQDVRDLTLSSLRAAIGLVPEDSFLFSDSIRDNIAYGVPGASDERVRAAARAAQADGFISALPDGYDTKVGEQGLTLSGGQRQRVALARAILTDPRLLLLDDATSAVDARVEHEIHEALRGVMAGRTTLLIAHRASTLALADRIAVLDGGRLVDVGTAAELEERCALYRQLLTDPEELAGLAKDPAGAVAGTPAPAGDARRHPVDGVTPHLWVRGDTPGAHGALAGMPATPELLAKVEALPPATDSPDIDEERAALPEESYGLRRLLRGFGAPLALSLLLVAVDALAGLLLPVLIRHGIDQGVERLALGAVWTASALALLVVVAQWAAQVGETRLTGRTGERVLYALRLKIFAQLQRLGLDYYERELTGKIMTRMTTDVDAMSTFLQTGLVTAVVSVFTFFGILVALLVIDVELALVVLATLPPLVAGTFFFRRQSVKAYELARERVGVVNADLQETVAGLRVVQAFRREATGARRFAERSDRYRRARVRGQWLISVYFPFVQLLSSVAAAAVLTVGAGRVSDGTLTAGALVAYLLYIDLFFAPVQQLSQVFDGYQQATVSLGRVQDLLREPTTTPVAASPRTVRKLSGEVVFDDVRFQYEAGEDALSGIRLTIPAGQTVAFVGETGAGKSTLVKLVARFYDPTAGAVLVDGHDLRELDPVAYRHRLGVVPQEPYLFPGTVRDSIAYGRPDASDAEVEAAARAVGAHEMVAALDGGYLHPVAERGRNLSAGQRQLIALARAELVDPDVLLLDEATAALDLATEAMVNRATDSLAGRRTTLVVAHRLTTAARADRVVVLDRGRVVEDGTHDELLAQDGRYAELWRTFTGEGVPARRVGAVG; this is encoded by the coding sequence GTGGCCGCGACGGACACAACCGGTCAGGGCTGGGCCCGAAGGCTCACGGGCTACTGCTGGCGGTACCGCGCCACGGTGCTGCTCGCGCTGGGCTCCTCCCTCGCCGGCATGGCCGTCATGGCGCTCGTCCCGCTCATACCCAAGCTGATCATCGACGACGTCATAGGCAGCCACCAGCGCCCCCTCGCCCCCTGGGCCACCCTCCTGGTCGTCGCCGCGGTCGTCGTCTACGGCCTCACCTACGTGCGCCGCTACTACGGCGGCCGGCTCGCGCTCGATGTCCAGCACGACCTGCGCACCGAGATGTACGACGCGATAGCCCGCCTGGACGGCAGGCGGCAGGACGAGCTGTCCACCGGCCAGGTCGTCGGCCGCGCCACCAGCGACCTCCAGCTCATCCAGAGCCTGCTCTTCATGCTGCCGATGATGATCGGCAACATCCTCCTCTTCGTCATCTCCCTCGTCGTGATGGCGGTCCTCTCCCCGCTGCTCACGGTCGTCGCCCTCGCCGTCGCCCCCGCCGTCTGGTTCCTCGCCAAGCGCAGCCGCGTCAAGCTCTTCCCCGCCACCTGGTACGCCCAGGGGCAGGCCGCCGCCGTCGCCGGCGTCGTGGACGGCGCCGTCACGGGCGTACGCGTCGTCAAGGGGTTCGGGCAGGAGGCCCAGGAGGCCGGCAAGCTCCGCGAGGTCAGCCGCAGGCTCTTCGCCGGGCGGCTGCGGACCGTCCGCCTCAACTCCCGCTACACCCCGGCCCTCCAGGCCGTCCCCGCCCTCGGCCAGGTCGCCATGCTCGCGCTCGGCGGCTGGATGGCGACGCGCGGACAGGTCACCCTCGGCACGTTCGTCGCCTTCTCCACGTACCTGGCGCAGCTCGTCGGCCCCGTCCGCATGCTGACCATGGTCCTCACCGTCGGCCAGCAGGCCCGTGCCGGCGTCGAGCGCGTCCTCGAACTCGTCGACACCGAACCGGTGGTGACGGAGCGTCCCGGCGCCCACGACCTGCCCGCGGACGCCCCCGCGACCGTCGAGTTCGACGACGTCACCTTCGGCTACGACCCCGGACGGCCCGTCCTGGACGGCGTCTCGCTGCGCCTGGAGCCCGGCGAGACCGTGGCCGTCGTCGGCGCCTCCGGCAGCGGCAAGTCCACGCTCGCGCTGCTGCTGCCGCGCTTCTACGACGCCACCTCGGGCACGGTCCGGGTCGGTGGCCAGGACGTGCGCGACCTCACCCTCTCCTCGCTGCGCGCGGCCATCGGGCTGGTGCCGGAGGACAGCTTCCTGTTCTCCGACAGCATCCGCGACAACATCGCCTACGGCGTGCCGGGCGCGAGCGACGAGCGCGTCCGCGCGGCCGCCCGCGCCGCACAGGCCGACGGCTTCATCTCCGCACTGCCCGACGGCTACGACACCAAGGTCGGCGAACAGGGCCTGACCCTCTCCGGCGGCCAGCGGCAGCGCGTCGCGCTCGCCCGCGCGATCCTCACCGACCCCCGGCTGCTGCTCCTCGACGACGCCACGTCGGCCGTGGACGCGCGCGTGGAGCACGAGATCCACGAGGCGCTGCGCGGCGTCATGGCCGGCCGCACGACCCTGCTGATCGCCCACCGGGCCTCGACGCTGGCCCTGGCCGACCGCATCGCGGTGCTCGACGGCGGCCGGCTCGTCGACGTGGGCACGGCCGCGGAGCTGGAGGAGCGCTGCGCGCTGTACCGCCAGCTGCTGACCGACCCGGAGGAGCTGGCCGGGCTCGCCAAGGACCCGGCCGGGGCCGTGGCCGGCACCCCCGCGCCGGCCGGTGACGCCCGGCGCCACCCGGTCGACGGGGTGACCCCGCACCTGTGGGTGCGTGGGGACACGCCGGGGGCGCACGGCGCGCTCGCCGGCATGCCCGCCACCCCCGAGCTGCTCGCCAAGGTCGAGGCGCTGCCGCCCGCCACCGACTCCCCGGACATCGACGAGGAACGGGCCGCGCTGCCCGAGGAGTCGTACGGGCTGCGGCGGCTGCTGCGCGGCTTCGGGGCGCCGCTCGCCCTGAGCCTGCTGCTCGTCGCGGTGGACGCCCTCGCGGGGCTGCTGCTGCCCGTCCTCATCCGGCACGGCATCGACCAGGGCGTCGAGCGCCTGGCCCTGGGCGCCGTGTGGACCGCCTCGGCGCTCGCGCTGCTCGTCGTGGTCGCGCAGTGGGCGGCCCAGGTCGGTGAGACGCGGCTGACCGGGCGCACGGGCGAGCGCGTCCTGTACGCGCTCCGCCTGAAGATCTTCGCCCAGCTCCAGCGGCTCGGCCTCGACTACTACGAGCGCGAGCTCACCGGGAAGATCATGACCCGGATGACCACGGACGTCGACGCCATGTCGACGTTCCTGCAGACCGGACTCGTCACCGCGGTCGTCTCCGTCTTCACCTTCTTCGGCATCCTCGTCGCCCTCCTGGTGATCGACGTCGAGCTGGCCCTGGTCGTCCTCGCCACGCTGCCCCCGCTCGTCGCCGGCACGTTCTTCTTCCGGCGGCAGAGCGTCAAGGCGTACGAGCTCGCCCGCGAACGCGTGGGCGTGGTCAACGCGGACCTCCAGGAGACCGTCGCCGGGCTGCGCGTCGTGCAGGCCTTCCGCCGCGAGGCGACCGGGGCGCGCCGGTTCGCCGAGCGCAGCGACCGCTACCGGCGCGCGCGGGTGCGCGGCCAGTGGCTGATATCGGTGTACTTCCCGTTCGTGCAGCTGCTGTCGTCCGTGGCCGCGGCCGCCGTGCTGACCGTGGGCGCGGGCCGGGTGAGCGACGGCACGCTGACGGCGGGCGCGCTGGTGGCCTACCTGCTCTACATCGACCTGTTCTTCGCGCCTGTCCAGCAGCTCTCGCAGGTCTTCGACGGCTACCAGCAGGCCACGGTCTCGCTCGGCCGGGTGCAGGACCTGCTGCGCGAGCCGACGACGACGCCGGTGGCCGCCTCGCCCCGCACGGTGCGGAAGCTGAGCGGCGAAGTCGTCTTCGACGACGTGCGCTTCCAGTACGAGGCCGGCGAGGACGCCCTGTCCGGGATCCGGCTGACGATCCCCGCCGGGCAGACGGTGGCGTTCGTCGGCGAGACGGGTGCGGGCAAGTCGACGCTGGTCAAGCTGGTGGCGCGGTTCTACGACCCCACCGCGGGGGCGGTCCTGGTGGACGGCCACGACCTGCGCGAGCTCGATCCGGTCGCCTACCGCCACCGCCTGGGCGTCGTGCCGCAGGAGCCGTACCTCTTCCCCGGCACCGTGCGCGACTCGATCGCCTACGGCCGCCCGGACGCGAGCGACGCCGAGGTGGAGGCCGCGGCGCGGGCGGTCGGGGCCCACGAGATGGTCGCCGCGCTGGACGGCGGCTATCTGCATCCGGTGGCCGAGCGCGGCCGCAACCTCTCCGCCGGCCAGCGCCAGTTGATCGCCCTGGCCCGGGCCGAGCTCGTCGACCCGGACGTCCTGCTGCTGGACGAGGCCACGGCCGCCCTGGACCTGGCGACCGAGGCGATGGTCAACCGGGCCACGGACAGCCTGGCCGGGCGCCGCACGACCCTGGTGGTCGCGCACCGGCTGACCACGGCGGCCCGCGCCGACCGGGTGGTGGTCCTCGACCGCGGCCGCGTGGTGGAGGACGGGACGCACGACGAACTGCTCGCGCAGGACGGGCGGTACGCGGAGCTGTGGCGTACTTTCACGGGCGAGGGCGTTCCGGCCCGGCGGGTGGGTGCCGTAGGTTGA
- the kdpB gene encoding potassium-transporting ATPase subunit KdpB: MLHLAPEQHPEQAVRPRPSAPGGGRRRHRRVGGGVVEPRQLIASFPDAVRKLHPRVMVKHPVLFVVETGSVLTTLSAILAPSVFAWLISVWLWLTVVFANLAEAVAEGRGKAQADTLRRTRAGTVARRLRTWRVGLDHRAWVEERVPAGDLRPHDVVVVEAGETVPGDGEVVEGIAAVDESAVTGESAPVLRESGGDRSSVTGGTRVLSDRIVVRITSRPGNSFLDRMISLVEGTSRQKTPNELALNILLAALTVVFLLAVVSLQPMASWAGAPQSITVLVALLVTLIPTTIGALLSAIGIAGMDRLVQRNVIALSGRAVEAAGDVDTLLLDKTGTITLGDRQAASFVPVQGVTPELLADAAQLSSLADDTPEGRSVVELARRYGVQHHPGEFAHGRFVPFSAETRMSGVDFAFEGEFCRIRKGAGSAVAQWVTRRGGPVPAEAGWICDTIAASGGTPLLVAVEDPDGARVLGAVHLKDVVKPGIAERFAALRAMGIKTVMVTGDNPLTAKAVAAEAGVDDYLAEATPEAKLARIKEEQAGGKLVAMTGDGTNDAPALAQADVGVAMNTGTAAAKEAGNMVDLDSSPTKLVEIVEVGKQLLITRGALTTFSICNDVAKYFAIVPAMFGGVAGYEGLEKLNVMGLHSPTSAIASAIVFNALVIVALIPLALRGVRYVPSSAHALLRRNLSVYGLGGLVAPFAGIKAIDLLMQFVPGM, translated from the coding sequence ATGCTGCACCTGGCTCCCGAACAGCACCCAGAACAGGCCGTCCGCCCACGTCCGTCGGCCCCGGGCGGCGGACGGCGCCGGCACCGCCGCGTGGGCGGCGGGGTCGTCGAGCCCCGGCAGCTGATCGCCTCCTTCCCGGACGCGGTCCGCAAGCTGCACCCGAGGGTGATGGTCAAGCACCCGGTGCTGTTCGTCGTCGAGACCGGCTCGGTCCTCACCACGCTCTCCGCGATCCTCGCCCCCTCGGTCTTCGCCTGGCTCATCAGTGTCTGGCTCTGGCTGACCGTCGTCTTCGCCAACCTGGCCGAGGCCGTCGCCGAGGGACGCGGCAAGGCCCAGGCCGACACCCTGCGCCGCACGCGCGCCGGCACCGTCGCCCGCAGGCTGCGCACCTGGCGGGTGGGCCTGGACCACCGCGCGTGGGTGGAGGAGCGGGTGCCGGCCGGCGACCTGCGGCCGCACGACGTCGTGGTCGTCGAGGCGGGTGAGACCGTCCCCGGTGACGGCGAGGTCGTCGAAGGGATCGCGGCCGTCGACGAGTCGGCCGTCACGGGCGAGTCCGCGCCGGTCCTCCGGGAGTCCGGAGGCGACCGTTCCAGCGTCACCGGCGGCACCCGGGTGCTCTCCGACCGGATCGTCGTGCGGATCACCTCGCGCCCCGGCAACAGCTTCCTCGACCGCATGATCTCCCTGGTCGAGGGCACCAGCCGGCAGAAGACCCCGAACGAGCTCGCGCTCAACATCCTGCTCGCCGCGCTGACCGTCGTCTTCCTCCTCGCCGTGGTCTCGCTCCAGCCCATGGCGAGCTGGGCGGGCGCCCCGCAGAGCATCACCGTGCTCGTCGCCCTGCTGGTCACCCTGATCCCGACCACCATCGGAGCACTGCTCTCCGCCATCGGCATCGCCGGCATGGACCGGCTCGTCCAGCGCAACGTCATCGCCCTCTCCGGCCGGGCCGTGGAGGCCGCCGGCGACGTCGACACCCTGCTCCTCGACAAGACCGGCACGATCACGCTCGGCGACCGGCAGGCGGCCTCCTTCGTCCCGGTCCAGGGCGTCACGCCCGAACTCCTCGCCGACGCCGCCCAGCTGTCCTCGCTCGCCGACGACACCCCCGAGGGTCGGTCCGTCGTCGAGCTCGCCCGGCGGTACGGCGTCCAGCACCACCCCGGGGAGTTCGCACACGGCCGCTTCGTGCCCTTCTCGGCCGAGACGCGGATGAGCGGGGTCGACTTCGCCTTCGAAGGCGAGTTCTGCCGCATCCGCAAGGGCGCAGGCAGCGCGGTCGCCCAGTGGGTCACCCGGCGGGGCGGCCCGGTGCCGGCCGAGGCCGGCTGGATCTGCGACACCATCGCCGCGAGCGGCGGCACGCCCCTGCTCGTCGCCGTCGAGGACCCGGACGGGGCCCGGGTGCTGGGCGCCGTCCACCTCAAGGACGTCGTCAAGCCGGGCATCGCGGAGCGCTTCGCCGCGCTGCGCGCCATGGGCATCAAGACCGTCATGGTCACCGGCGACAACCCGCTCACCGCCAAGGCCGTCGCCGCCGAGGCCGGCGTCGACGACTACCTGGCCGAGGCCACGCCCGAGGCCAAGCTGGCCCGCATCAAGGAGGAACAGGCCGGCGGCAAGCTCGTCGCCATGACCGGTGACGGCACCAACGACGCCCCGGCCCTCGCCCAGGCGGACGTCGGCGTCGCCATGAACACCGGCACCGCGGCCGCCAAGGAGGCCGGGAACATGGTGGACCTGGACTCCAGCCCCACCAAGCTCGTCGAGATCGTCGAGGTCGGCAAGCAGCTGCTGATCACGCGCGGCGCGCTGACGACCTTCTCCATCTGCAACGACGTCGCCAAGTACTTCGCCATCGTCCCCGCCATGTTCGGCGGCGTCGCCGGCTACGAGGGCCTGGAGAAGCTCAACGTCATGGGCCTGCACAGCCCGACCTCCGCCATCGCCTCGGCGATCGTCTTCAACGCCCTGGTCATCGTCGCCCTCATCCCCCTCGCCCTGCGCGGCGTCCGCTACGTGCCCTCCTCCGCTCACGCGCTGTTGCGCCGCAACCTCAGCGTGTACGGGCTGGGCGGCCTGGTGGCGCCGTTCGCCGGCATCAAGGCCATCGACCTGCTCATGCAGTTCGTGCCCGGCATGTAG
- the speB gene encoding agmatinase — MSTPAPREPRGPVDSSRIPRYAGPATFARLPRLDEVGTTDVAVVGVPFDTGVSYRPGARFGGNAIREASRLLRPYNPAQDASPFALAQVADAGDIAANPFNIDEAVETVEAAADDLLGTGARLMTLGGDHTIALPLLRSVAKKHGPVALLHFDAHLDTWDTYFGAEYTHGTPFRRAVEEGILDTEALSHVGTRGPLYGKKDLTDDEKMGFGIVTSADVMRRGVDEIADQLRQRVGDRPLYISIDIDVLDPAHAPGTGTPEAGGLTSRELLEIIRGLSSCNLVSADLVEVAPAYDHAEITSVAASHAAYELTTIMSRQIAAARG, encoded by the coding sequence ATGAGCACCCCCGCCCCCCGTGAACCGCGCGGCCCCGTCGACTCCTCCCGCATCCCGCGCTACGCCGGCCCGGCGACCTTCGCCCGGCTGCCCCGCCTCGACGAGGTCGGCACCACCGACGTCGCCGTCGTCGGCGTGCCCTTCGACACCGGCGTCTCCTACCGTCCGGGCGCCCGCTTCGGCGGCAACGCCATCCGTGAGGCCTCCCGCCTCCTGCGCCCGTACAACCCGGCCCAGGACGCCTCCCCGTTCGCCCTCGCACAGGTCGCGGACGCGGGCGACATCGCCGCGAACCCGTTCAACATCGACGAGGCCGTGGAGACCGTCGAGGCGGCGGCCGACGACCTCCTCGGCACCGGCGCCCGCCTGATGACGCTCGGCGGCGACCACACCATCGCGCTGCCGCTGCTGCGCTCGGTCGCCAAGAAGCACGGCCCCGTCGCCCTGCTGCACTTCGACGCGCACCTGGACACCTGGGACACCTACTTCGGCGCCGAGTACACCCACGGCACGCCGTTCCGCCGGGCCGTGGAGGAGGGCATCCTCGACACCGAGGCGCTGTCCCACGTCGGCACGCGCGGCCCGCTGTACGGCAAGAAGGACCTCACCGACGACGAGAAGATGGGCTTCGGCATCGTCACCTCCGCCGACGTCATGCGGCGCGGCGTCGACGAGATCGCCGACCAGCTGCGCCAGCGCGTCGGCGACCGCCCGCTGTACATCTCCATCGACATCGACGTCCTGGACCCGGCCCACGCGCCCGGCACCGGCACGCCGGAGGCGGGCGGCCTGACCTCCCGTGAGCTGCTGGAGATCATCCGCGGCCTGTCCTCCTGCAACCTCGTCTCCGCCGACCTGGTCGAGGTCGCCCCCGCGTACGACCACGCGGAGATCACGTCCGTGGCGGCCTCGCACGCGGCGTACGAGCTGACGACGATCATGTCCCGGCAGATCGCGGCCGCCCGCGGCTGA